The sequence below is a genomic window from Trichosurus vulpecula isolate mTriVul1 chromosome 5, mTriVul1.pri, whole genome shotgun sequence.
ACTTTGCTTCTTTTGGAATCTCCCTCAGTACCTACTTCTCCTCCCACCCTGCTCCAAGAACAAAATCCCAGAATGTtattgctggaagggacctcataaaTTATCTAGTTTATACATTAAGAAAGTGAGACCAGAGAGGTGGGGTGGCTTTCTACAGGTCACACAGTTTAGTAAGTGGAAGAGTTAGGAATAAAAATCAGAtgagtactctttgctctacaatgCTTCACAATTAGGACCTTACTATATTCTACTTGTCTCCATGCCCAACCCTGACTTAATTGTCTCATACTTTCTTGTACAACTTTAGTTCCTTTGGTGTCTAGCCTTACTCTTCTAACCTTGGGCTATACCCATATGGTCTGCCTTCTACTTACCTGAACCAGGTCCCAGCCTCATATGGGCTGTAAGGGGGAACATGAGGCCAAATGGGACTGGTCACTTGTTTGCTTCTCACCTTAATGCCCCAGTCTTCCCTCGCTATTCAGACCTGACCTAGGTTCACCCATTGGTCCCTAGaaggaaggtgggatttaaggAAGGTTTGATTTCTAGTCCTTACTGTTTTCCACACAAGGGTGGTGGAATTGCGCCCACAGTCCTGGGAATTCTCCATGCAACAGCGGTCAGGAACCGTATTCTCTCCCAGCACAGGGAACCAGTCTGTGAAGTCTGTGACACCACAGCATCGCATCTACCGAGAGGTGAGGGAAGTACAGAGAAGTTAGAAGATactgtctcttccttttttcccaccTCTTAGGGGTGTTATCTCTTAGGCTACCACTAATAGATGAGCACAGATGTTCAGTCCCTGGACACAAGTTGGTGTCGCTTCCCCTTTCCAGATTACAGTTTGCTCCATCTGAGAAATGCAGAGTAATCTCACCGATCTCCTTCTTACAgacaagagaagaataaaattcTTCAGGTCCACAATCAGAGCACTAATACCCTCAAAGCCTGACATAGAGAAGAGGTGGTGAGGTTCTGTCTCTTTTGGCATAATCTCTTCTTGATTATCTGTGTGCACATAATGTGCTTTGTGGGTTAAATATGGCAAATTTGTAATTCTTGGATGGCTTCCCCTTGCCAGCCTTCCCCATGCTTCCAAGGCTATCTGAAACTAAGCATGCGCAGGCAGTGCCAAAGACAGTTCTTCATTTTAGTCTGAGCCCAATATAATAAGGAAGGTAAATCTACTGCAAGTATAAATCCTGTCATACATATATTCTAAAACCACAAAAATCACTCagagaagaatcacagaatctctgcaTTGGAAGGAGCTTCAGGGACATGTCTTCCAACCCATATCTACTAGGCCCCTTCTCTGAAACAGCCCTTCCCACCCCCTCTCTGAAGTCCTCTAGTGAGGCCATAACCCTAACCCCCTCTACTTATACACACCCCTCCTTTTAGGAAGTTTATCCTCCAATTAAACCAAAATTTGTCTCGATAACTTTCCTCCACTGTTCCTGGACCAATATCTCAAATCAAGCTTTTTTACATTGCAACCTTTCAAAAACTCTAAATATAAAGGTCCAGCTTCCCATTTGGACTATCTGGGACCTGACACCATCATGACCATCTTATCGGCAAAGATTATCCATCAGGCCCACCTGATACAGTTGGCCTATAGCATAGTCCAGCTCTGATCCCAGCAAACCCTGTTTTCTGGTTTCTCAATTCTGGTCATACCTGTAGACATCCTAATCCAGGCAGGGACAAGCCTCCACAAAGCAGGCCCTTGGACAGCATGCCCAGGGACAATGCTGTTTCTCTTGTGAAAATGCAGAAAGTGCTATTTGCTTCCCAAATCACAATATAAATGCCGTGTATCCCCAGGGTaatcccccacccctcccagacCTTACAGGTTCACTGCCCAGGTCTCTGGCATCACCTCAGCTTGAATGATATTCCAGGCATTCTTCAGTCCAACATTATTCTCCGTGTTATACAGGAGCAGCCCTTCTTTCAGATCCTTCTTGGCATTATCATTCACCTGTGACAGGCAGGGAAGGGACCACAGGTGAATGTTACAAGAACATCACACAGTCACATTCAAAACTTTGGGTTATGGCATCAAACAGAGAACATTAAATAGCAGGGAGGCATGATGCTGGGTCTGGGCCTAGTCACAACTTTTCTATGTGATCTTAGGTAGATGACTTACAGAGTCTGGAGAGGAAAAataccttagatatcatctagcccaacctcctcatttgacagataagtaTCCTGAGGCCTCAAAGggtaaagcaacttgcccagattcacacaggtagcaaggtggaagaaccaggattcgaacccacagactttgattctaaatccagcaccctttccacAAGGCAAGGCTGCCCCTATACATAttttgggggcctcagtttcctcctctaaaaatgAAGGATTTAGACTACACTTCTAGAAGCCCTTCTAGCTCTTATACTCTATGGTTTTAAAGGACCCTAgttatttgggttttttaaaggCCCTTTGGGAAGGAAAACTAAGACCCAAACTACCACACTCCTGTTCCAACAGCTCACCTTGTCCATGTAGACAAAAAACAGAATGAGTAAGATCAGCTCTGCCAGGAGGATGACCAACAGGACgatgaaaaactagaaaaagaagaaaaattgccACATGACCTCtgggtacaaaaacaaaaaatggggGTCACGATGTAAAGGAGTTATGAGGGCAGGATTCCTGTGAGGAGAATGGTACTCCCTAATCCTGGGAAAGACCCCAACAATATGGCGGAACTGGAGACACGGACAACAGACAGGGGCCAGATGAAGGAGGAAATGTTGATATAAATGGGAAGAGCTAACCGATCCAGGAAGGGATCAGGGAGTGAACAGGATACAATATTTCAGAAGTACTGTCCTTGGAATCAGATATaaatgatagacagatagatacatacatacatataaaatatatatgtacatacgtgcacacgcacgcgcgcgtgcgcgcacacacacacacacacacacacaccccaaactaggaaggaaagcattggcaggagaagaagggaaacaTACTTACACTGAGAAGGAgacatttgttttccttgatgGCTCCCAGACAGCCCAGGAAGCCGGTCACCATGACAACAGTGCCAACAGCGATGACCAAATTGGCTGCTGACAGTGAGGGGAAGCTGGGGGAAAAGGTGGCGAAGTTTCCCTGGGAAACGGAGAGCCAGATGCCCACCCCTAACAGCCCGCAGCCACACagctgggaagagaaaaagaaaaagggagacgCTGTTAGGCGCATAAAAAATAAAGACCGCCACCTTCCCCTCCACCACAAGGCACTACTTCTGTGGTTCCTGGTCTCTGGAACCTGAGGCAAAAATCCAGAGACAGCTTTTGACTAGTTCATCTTTACTACAGCCCCAGGAAATAGGGAAGGACAAGGAGATATTTATAGAGTTAACAGAAATAACAATTTGCCTTTTGATGGcattttaaagcttacaaagcactttttcatAACCACCCTATGAGGCAGGTTAGTCTAAGTGTTATCagctccattttgtagatgaggaaacttagaaaGGTGAAATCATATATACAAAGCTGCACAACTGGCGAGTgctagagctaggatttgaactcacaccctctggctccaagtccagtgtgtTTCCTACTACCATACCACTCACTAAATATTCAAGACCCTTGGATTCCAGTCAAAATGCCCCAAATCCAATTCATCCATGGTTAAATAGCTGATAAGTCATCTTTCTTTTGCACCTAACTTTTGCCTAATTTTCCAAGTCTATAAAACGGGATAATGGCATTATAATAGTACAATTGTACAATAAATACGATATTAtgataatacataaaaatattaaaaataaacttaaaggACTAGACAGAGAAGAGCTAAAGTAAGGTACAGAGCtgggaggcaaagatttattccTGGGGTGTCTAGCTGATGCTCTGGGCAGGATATTCAATCAATGCAGTGACAATTAATCTAACTAAACTAGGACAGCCTGCAAACTGATTCTCCTGAAATGTTCATCTGAGGCTGCCATTGCTACTAACTTCACCCTAAAAGGATCTACTAGGTCTCcatttcacaaaatcacagaatctcagagttggaatgaggtcatctagtccaacccacatcCAAACAAAAACTccctctacaacatacctgaTAAGTAATCATCTGTTTTCTACATTGAGACCTCTAGGGTGAGAGAGCTCACTTGATAGGTGCTAGTCGCTTCTGACACATACCAactgaataaatcacttaatcactcCCAGTAATTCTCTAAAACTAAAAGTTGCAAAAGAAGTACTAACTTGCTTTGGTAGAGGGCGATTCCTCCTCCGGTAGCTTCcagtgccaatgaaatcacagtttgggtctctattcttttcctttctcttcttaagCCACATAGAATAAATCTACCACTTTTCCGTAGTTAACCTTCTGCTATCTGAAGATGGCAATCTTGTTCTCCATGATGTCTACAAGCAAAACAGCTTTTCACTTCCTCGGATCTTTCCTCAGGGAATACAGCTCTCACCAGGATGCATTCTAGTTTGTTAGTGTGCCTCTTAATATTAGGTCCAGATTAGATCAGTTTCCTCTAGGGCTGACCAAAAACTTCCTCTTAAAATGAGGGGCCTGGATTTGATTGCAAGACTGCGGCTATAGTCAGGCACAGCACAGGGTCAGCACAGCGGGGTACAACAGATGCTTCTCTTAACACCTCCTGGGaaggagttattttatttttttaagatcctACTTAACAGCCActtgtgaaaggaaaggaaagttgcATGCTACATGGCCAGTAGGGAGTTCAGGCTTCACTTATCTCACTACCTCTGTACATGTCTAGTTTTGCCAAGAAGCAAGTGAGGGACAAGACAAAGAGAGCTCTCAAACTAATCAGAATCTCAGACTCATGAAGGTGATGTTGATCTACAGTCTGGCTTTACTCCATGTTAAGCCCAACACGTTCTCCTGTATCCCTCTTGATTCACCCACTATacaagggattcttaaccttttctgtgacATGGACACCTTTAGCAATCTAGTAAAGTCTAcggaccccttcccagaatagtatttttttaaaactcttaacTAAAGGAAGTGCTAAATCTCAGTTGGAAGTTAATGaaaatcaaatataattttttagcATCCAAGTTCACAGGCCCCTCGGGGACCTGTGGACTCCAGGTTAATAACCCCTGCTCTAGAGGGTCAGGCTTAAGGACCAGCTTAAAGGCCCATTAGGTAACCAACCCTGAGTCATCAATTCACCAACAAGTATTTCCTGAGCCCCTTCCTTAGACATCAGGTATTGTAAGGATATTTATAAACAGAATCCTTCATTCCCAGGGAACTTATAATTTAAATGGAGGGATAAATGGTAGTTCCAACACATCAGCAGATCTATGATCTTTCCACTAGGACAAACTGTAGTACTTACCAATGCATCCTGTAGAATTCGAGATCCTCCATAGAGGATCTAGTAAATGAAATGAAGGCCTTCCTTTAGGTATTTTGATAGtttcttttcatatatatacatagaaagaCAGCTAATACTACAATGAGATATAAAAACTGCCAAATGATTAGGACAGTTATTAAGAGCTGAAGGAATTTAGAAGAGGGAGAGACTACCATGGACAAAGAATTGTCTCCCAGAGTCAGGGAACCTAAGACTGTAGTACCTCAAAGGCAGGTAAGATtttaacagaagaaaagagagatctCAGTTATTAGGAACAGTGTGATCAAAAATGTGGAGGTGGGAAGAGGTAAGATGCAGTTGAAGGAGAGGGAACAGACCAAGTTTACCCACATGTAGAGCTTACTGCAAGGACTGATCTGAGAAAAAACTGGGCCACTGCCTGGATAAGGAAGACTTTGGAATTGGTTCACTTCTTTATCTCCCATGCTGGGGCAATTCAGGAATGCAGCAAACAAAAGGCCTATTAAGTGATACCTTCATCTCCTGTcaaacaataatttaaaaaaagaaaaggatataaCAACAATAGAACAAATGGCTGAATCATCTGGATTCATGCAGAAACTACAAGGGTCATCCTTAAGAAACCAGACTTAGTGACCTGTAAATTTGGCAAGAAATTGGTAGAAACTGTACACCACATCACTGAGGATTGTAAAAATGTAGCAGTTACCTAGCAAGATATGACCTAGAATTGTGGCTAGAATTGTACATCAGAAGCTTGCTATCTTTGATGGACTGACAGACAACAAATGCTCACACTATAAATATAGAGCTCAAAATATCTTAGAGAATGTAACCGATAAACTATATTGGACCGAGAGCATTATCATAGACCAAACTGTtgatcctgggccatcgccagttgtcttgacttttgtcttgccactggactccaatgactctggagaaaggaaggaggctgacaactttgcctcacttaaatccaattcactcacaagtaaAAATATCACtgtcatgatgtcattggtactcTTCTAGAACAAAAAACAACAGACCAAACTGTTGCTCACAATCCCTTGCATATAACAATGATccataaaaacttaagaacaagattttttaatagatgtcaccacaccaaatactcataatctccaagGTTCATGGAATCAAAAGCTCTCAAAATACAGCAAAGGAGATAGCAAAGGAGATCAATAGCATGAGGGGCAATGCCATTCCCATTGTCTTCTCTGCTGTTGGAGTTGTACCAAGAATGCTTTCAGAGAGCCTAGAGAGGACAAATATACAACCTATTCACctataaaaaagttattttatccaTATGTTCAGTATTCTAGGAATAAAGGGACAacatcaacaaaaacaaatataacaGGAAGAGGAGCTGGGCTACTCATGTGGCAAGAGTGAAAGATGATGGGCCGGTGGAGAGCCAGAGTACTCCACCAATATTCTTGAAATAtggcggtgggggtggggtgactaAGGAAGGTCTCCAGCACACTAGGTTGACCTCATGTGGTAAACTTCTGGGGGCACAGAGGATAGGCAGGTATCAATGGGTTTCAATCTATACCACTGAAAAGATTCCTGAATTGATGAGAACAGAAAtgcatttgagtatttgagagtGCAAATATAAAAGAATACAAATGCAGGATAATAACTTGTCCCAGTACTGTTTCTATTGGAATTCCACTAAAAAAGAGaacaagatgatgatgatgatgatgatgatgatgatgatgatgatgatgatgatgaagaggaagaagcagaagcaaaagaagaagaagaagcagaagcagaagcaaaagaagaagaagaagcagaagcaaaagaagaagaagaagaagaagaagaagaagaagaagaagaagaagaacaagaacaagaacaagaacaagaacaagaacaagaacaagaacaagaacaagaagaacaagaagaacaagaagaactgGGCACATTTCTTTAGtgtcttgtaaaccttaaagaacctTTCCCCCTTTACAAATAGATAAAGTGAGGTttggagaggtaaagtgacttgtggCACAGGTGAGATCAGAACCTTAGGTCAATCAGTTGCAAGTTTCCACAGTGCCATGCTACCTCAAATTATTCTCTTTCCAGCCATACTGGTCTACTCTCTGTCCTCTGGTCTCATCTAATTCTCTTAATGCCTTTGCTCATGTACCCCATAACTGAAATGGATTTCTTTCCTCACTCCTACCTTCAATAAAATCTCTTCCTACCTTCAAGGACCAATCCAGAAGCAAACTCTCTTCTCCATAAAGCATTCCTAGATCTCTACCAGATGAAAGTAATCTCTGTCCTTTGGGTGCTTTCTGTGGTTCTCTCTTTTGCACTCATCACATTCTGTCTTATAACAGTTATTTTTATCTTATCTCTGCTacataatgataattaataataactcaaTAAGCTGCATAGCATTATGGATAGAGAGAAAATCTAGGAGTCGGGATGACCTACGTGCAAGTCCTCAATGCTCCCAAGTAACTACTGAAGACCAATCTGCATTCATAAAGTGAGTTTCATTACTGGGGTgctccctacatcaatgaaatcaggAGTCTAGGGGAAAAACAGTACCTCAAATCTAtttagtgctttgaggtttataaaACACTCATCTCACAGTCCTGTAAGATAGGTAGCCAGAGTATTATCATCTCCCTTTTAAAGGTCAGGAACTGAGAAGCAGAGGAATTAGGCTGACTTATTAAAGGTCATAGCAGGGAGGGCAGCTTGGTGGAATGAGCACTAATTTTAAATTGGAAGATCTGGTTTTCATCGTGTTTTGATATGTATTACCTGGGTAATCTGGTACATGGCACTACAATTTCTGctgttctctttcctcctctgcaaaataaggagCTTGAACTACAtggatcaatcaattaataaagaagcatttgttacatgcttactgtgtacaaagcactgtgttaaatgttggGCAGGACCTGACCTAATCCTCCTAAGGCCAAGTCTCTGCTAATGAAAATCATATAGTTTTCCAACTTTGAAC
It includes:
- the TSPAN9 gene encoding tetraspanin-9 isoform X1; this encodes MEKSSSEDSSIHRSPSLDSKDSDFAKPSSSGRPLGRGFTAGAFYGTAGSRTRGQSHAEAGVKTDKYNAPKGSKYVVFYLDLSFVFLLEFKKCNMARGCLCCLKYMMFLFNLIFWLCGCGLLGVGIWLSVSQGNFATFSPSFPSLSAANLVIAVGTVVMVTGFLGCLGAIKENKCLLLSFFIVLLVILLAELILLILFFVYMDKVNDNAKKDLKEGLLLYNTENNVGLKNAWNIIQAEMRCCGVTDFTDWFPVLGENTVPDRCCMENSQDCGRNSTTLVWKTGCYEKVKTWFDDNKHVLGTVGMCILIMQILGMAFSMTLFQHIHRTGKKYDA
- the TSPAN9 gene encoding tetraspanin-9 isoform X2; translated protein: MARGCLCCLKYMMFLFNLIFWLCGCGLLGVGIWLSVSQGNFATFSPSFPSLSAANLVIAVGTVVMVTGFLGCLGAIKENKCLLLSFFIVLLVILLAELILLILFFVYMDKVNDNAKKDLKEGLLLYNTENNVGLKNAWNIIQAEMRCCGVTDFTDWFPVLGENTVPDRCCMENSQDCGRNSTTLVWKTGCYEKVKTWFDDNKHVLGTVGMCILIMQILGMAFSMTLFQHIHRTGKKYDA